ACTTGTTGGGTTATGATCATGAAACAAATGAAGAAGATGAAGAAGAAATGTTTTCTATTCAGGATGATATTTTGAAGCTAAATAATGTAAATTACACAATTAAATTTACAGAAGAAGACTATAAAGAAATAGAGGAAAATAATGAGTACAATTAAATCAGGATTTATATCAATTGTTGGAAGACCAAACGTTGGTAAATCAACTTTACTAAATAAAATAATAGGACATAAAATTTCAATAGTAACGAATAAAGCACAAACTACAAGAAATAATATTAGAGGTATTCTTACTGAACCTGAATATCAACTTGTTTTTGTTGACACTCCCGGTATTCATACTTCAAAAAATCAAATTGATAGATTTATGAATTCTAGCGCTATGAGAAGTATGAAAGAAGTTGACGTTGTTGTTTTTATGGCACCAGCTGATGAAACAATTGGCAAAAATGATTTATTTATTTTAAACGAACTCTCAAAGAAAACCGATGTTAAGAAAATTTTAGTTATTTCTAAAGCAGATATAGTTAATAAAGAAAAACTATTTTTAAAAGCAAATGAATGAAGCACATACCAAGATATATTTGATGAAATAATCATTGCTTCATCAACAGAAAATATTAATATTGATAAGCTAATTGAAACAATCGTTGGTTTTTTACCTGAAACAGGCCATTATTTCTATGATGAAGAATCAATTACTGATCAACCTAATCGTTTTGCAATTAGAGAAATTATTAGAGAAAGTGTACTTTTGAAAGCCGGTCAAGAGGTTCCGCATGCAGTAGCAATTTTAATTGACGAATTAGAAGAAACTGATGAAGAAATTAATGTTGTTGCTTCAATCATTGTTGAAAGAAAGTCACAAAAAGGGATTATTATTGGTAAACAAGGCAAAAAGATTAGTGATATAAAATATAAATCAAAAAAACAAATAAAAGAACTTTTTGATAAAAATGTAAATCTTGAGTTATTTGTTAAAGTGCAAGAAAACTGAAGAAATTCAGCAAGTCTTATTAAAAAGATGGGATATGACAAGGATAAATATTAATGAGTGAAGTTAAAATTAAAGCTTTTGTTTTAGATTCTTTAAATTACGAAGAAAATGACAAAATTTTAACAGTTTATTCAGATAAATATGGAAAACTAAGTTTTATTTCGTTGGGGGCTAATAAGCCTTCAAGCAAAAATAACTTTTCTTTAAACTTATTTTCTGAATCAGAATTTGAGATTTTTAAATCAAGAAATAGTAAAGCAATTTCAAAATTGAAAACTGGAACTTTAATTAATCAAAATTTTAATATTGCAAAATCTTACAATAATTATTTATTTGCTAGCATAATAAGCTCATTAATTTTACAAGAGAATTTATTCTATAATAAAGACTCTAAATTATTTAGTATGCTTAAAGAAGCAATTGACAATATTAATAACGAAAGAAATCCATTTTCAAATATGGTTTGATTTTTATTTTATTGCTTAAGATATTTTGGAGCAGAGTGAGAATTAAAAAGTTGCTATAGATGTAATAAGACAAGTAAAATTTATAGAAAATTTGATTTAAATGATTATGGTCTTGTATGTCCGAATTGTTTTACTGAAAAAGAAGAAGAGCAGGATAATGAATTTATTAAATATTTACAAAGAATTGATAGCAATACATTTTTTACAATTCAAAAATTTAATATAAACGTTTCTTATGAAATAATTATTTCAAAATTAATATTAGATTACTATATTGAAGAATTGGGAGTGTTTTCAGTATCAATTAAAGAAATTTTGAAAAAAGAAGTTTATAATGACGCAACCTTTTTAGAGTACACTAATAATGTGTTGACAAAACATAGTAATAGAGAT
This window of the Mesoplasma chauliocola genome carries:
- the era gene encoding GTPase Era — encoded protein: MSTIKSGFISIVGRPNVGKSTLLNKIIGHKISIVTNKAQTTRNNIRGILTEPEYQLVFVDTPGIHTSKNQIDRFMNSSAMRSMKEVDVVVFMAPADETIGKNDLFILNELSKKTDVKKILVISKADIVNKEKLFLKANEWSTYQDIFDEIIIASSTENINIDKLIETIVGFLPETGHYFYDEESITDQPNRFAIREIIRESVLLKAGQEVPHAVAILIDELEETDEEINVVASIIVERKSQKGIIIGKQGKKISDIKYKSKKQIKELFDKNVNLELFVKVQENWRNSASLIKKMGYDKDKY
- the recO gene encoding DNA repair protein RecO yields the protein MSEVKIKAFVLDSLNYEENDKILTVYSDKYGKLSFISLGANKPSSKNNFSLNLFSESEFEIFKSRNSKAISKLKTGTLINQNFNIAKSYNNYLFASIISSLILQENLFYNKDSKLFSMLKEAIDNINNERNPFSNMVWFLFYCLRYFGAEWELKSCYRCNKTSKIYRKFDLNDYGLVCPNCFTEKEEEQDNEFIKYLQRIDSNTFFTIQKFNINVSYEIIISKLILDYYIEELGVFSVSIKEILKKEVYNDATFLEYTNNVLTKHSNRD